DNA sequence from the Halorussus limi genome:
CCCGGGGGTCCCCCGCGCCGAACCGAAAGCGACGACCCGAAACGTCGGTCGGGTCGGTCCGACCGTCGATGGTTCTCTCGACCCCCGCCGACCGAATATTTATCAGCGGTCGGAAGAAATGTAACCGTATGGAAGATATTTTCGTCGGACGACTCATGTCGTCGCCGGTCGAAACCGTCTCGCCGGACACCCCCGCTCACGTCGCCGCCGAGACGATGCTCGACGAGGGCATCGGGTCGGTCATCGTCACCGGCGACGACGGCCAGTTGCGGGGCATCCTCACCGCCACCGACTTCGTCCACGTCGCGGCCGAACAGCGGTGGGCCACCGACGCGACGGTCGAGACGTACATGACGACCGACGTGACGACGACCGACGCGAACGCGGAGGTCCGAGACATCGCGGACCTGATGATAACCGAAGGGTTCCACCACGTCCCGGTCGTGGACGAGTCGGAGGGCGTCGTCGGCATCATCACGACCACCGACATCACGGCCTACATGTCCAACGTCCAGACGCCGAGTCCGGCGTAAGCGGGCGAGTTTGCAGTCTCGGCGTTTCTTTTTCGAGACCGCTGGCCAGCCACTGCGTCGCGCGAATTTTCGCTCTGGGCCGCGAATCGACACTGACTACGCCGTTCC
Encoded proteins:
- a CDS encoding CBS domain-containing protein, producing the protein MEDIFVGRLMSSPVETVSPDTPAHVAAETMLDEGIGSVIVTGDDGQLRGILTATDFVHVAAEQRWATDATVETYMTTDVTTTDANAEVRDIADLMITEGFHHVPVVDESEGVVGIITTTDITAYMSNVQTPSPA